The DNA window GGCTGCGTCTCGGCAGCCGGTCCCCCCACGTGTTCCGACATCGTTCCATCCTGTCAGGCGGGTGCCCGGGTGTCCTCCGCCGCGCGACGGATCCGAGTGATCGCCCTCGCGCCGGATGGGTCCGACGAGGGTGCAGAATGCAGAGCATGGGAATCGTCACCGGGCGTCGGAACGCCCGTCCGCCGAGACAGCGCCGCGCAGGCGGATCACCCGACCCGGACGCCTACGACGAGCTCGTCCGGCAGATCCGCGACGGACGGATCGACGCCGACGCCGGTGCCGATCGCCTCATCGCACGGCTGACCGACCGGGAACTCCTCGGGCTGCTCGACGGCGACTCCCCGCGGCGGTTGCTGCCCCTCATCCCCCTCCTGCTCCACCGTCGGCCGTTCGTGGCAGGCGCGGTCCCCCGCCTCGGGATCCCGGGGATCCGCTTCAGCGACGGTGCCCGCGGTGTGGTCATCGGCTCGTCCACGGCCTTCCCCGTGACGATGGCGCGCGCGGCCACCTGGGATCCGGAGTTGGAGGAGCAGGTCGGGACGGCCATCGGCGCGGAGACCCGTGTCCGCGGCGCGAACTACTCGGCCTCCGTCTGCGTCAACCTGCTCCGGCATCCCGCCTGGGGTCGAGCGCAGGAGTGCTACGGCGAGGATCCGGTGCTGACGGGGCGGATGGGCTCGGCGATGACCCGAGGTGTCCGGGTGCACACGATGGCCTGCGTGAAGCACTTCGCCCTCAACTCGATGGAGGACGAACGCTTCGAGGTCGACGTCTCGGTCGACGACCACGCCCTGCACGAGGTCTACCTCCCCCACTTCAAGGCCGTGGTCGACGCCGGAGCCGACTCGGTCATGAGCGCCTACAACCGGGTGCGCGGGGAGTACATGGACGTCAACCGTCCGCTGCTCACCGGGGTCCTCCGCGAGGAGTGGGGGTTCACCGGGTTCGTGACGAGCGACTGGGTCTTCGGCACCCACGACGCCGTCGGGAGCCTCGAGGCGGGGATGGACGTGGAGATGCCGCTCCGTCTGCGACGGGCGCACGAACTGCCCGCCGCCCTGCGGGCAGGCACCCTGGATCGCGCCACCGTCCTGCAGTCCGCGCGACGCATCCTGCGCACCACGCTCCTGCACGCCGCGACCCGCGCCCCGGCGGAACCGCCGGCGGACATCGTGGCGGGATCGGCGCACCGGGCGCTCGCGAGGCACGTCGCCGAGGAGTCGATCGTCCTCCTCGCCAACGCCCCGGTCGACGGCACACCGCTCCTCCCGCTGCCGGCGACGACGCGTCGGATCGCCGTGCTCGGTCGCCTCGCCGACCAGGAGAACCTCGGCGACCACGGCTCCTCGCGCGTCCGCCCGCCCTCCACGGTCTCGCCGCTGCAGGGGTTGCGGGCGGCCCTGCCCGAGGTGGACATCACGACCGCGCCGGCGCGCGACGTCCGGGCTACCGTCGCGGCGGCTGCGGCGGCCGAGACGGCGATCGTCGTCGTCGGCTTCGACCAGCACGACGAGGGCGAGTCGGTCGTCACCGGCGGCGTCGACGTGGGTGTGCTGGGGGCAGCCCTCGACTCCGGCCGGCTGCGTGGCGCCATCACCGCGGTCGCCCACCTGGCGTCGCGCTTCGTGCGCGGTGGCGACCGCACCTCGCTCCGGCTCCGCCCCTCGGACGAGCGGCTCATCCTCGCCGTGACGGCCGCGAACCCGCGGACGGTCGTCGTTCTCGTCGGCGGCAGCGCGATCCTCACCGAGAGCTGGCGCCACCGCGTCCCGGCCCTCGTCCTCGCCTGGTACGGCGGTATGGAGGGCGGTCGAGCGCTGGCCGACGTCCTCACCGGTGTGGTCGAACCCGGCGGGCGGCTGCCGTTCGTGATCCCGACCGACCCCGCGCACCTCCCACCGTTCGACCGCACGGCCAAGGCCGTCGTGTACGACGACCGCTGGGGCCAACGCCGACTGGACGATGAGGGCCGGACGCCCGCCTTCCCGTTCGGGTTCGGGCTCGGCTACACGACCATCGCCCATCGCCTGCTCGGCCACCGCTTCGACGCCTCGGGTGGGACCGCCGAGGTCCGCGTGACGAACACCGGCGACCGCGAGGGTTCGACGGTCGTCCAGCTCTACGCAGCGGACGTGGCCAGGGCGCGACCCGTCTCCGAGCTGCTGGGGTTCCGGAAGGTGACTCTGCAGCCGGACGAGGAGCGGATCGTCCGCGTCACCCTCGACCCCACGCCGACGCTCGAACGGGACCCGGCCACCCGGCGCTGGTCGGCCCGTCCGGGCGACTGGATGCTCCAGGCCGCGCAGCACAGCCCGGGCGACTGGTCGTCGGCCGTGGCACTGCGGCACGATGACGCCACAGCCGAGGACGACGTCGCGACCGAGGGCGCGGCCGGCTGAACCGCGGCGGTCGGTCGGCTCAGCGCGGCGACGTCCGCGACTCGGACTCCGCGAGCCCGTCCACCCTCACGGCCAGCTCGTCATCATGGCCGAGCACGGCGCGCAGGAGTCGTTGCGTGTCGCGGCGGACGGACAGGACGGCGTCGTCGCGGCGCAGGACGAGCGTGCCGTCCGGGCCGGTGTAGCGCTGCTGCAGCTCGTCCAGTTCGCGAGCGCGGAGTAGGGCGACCGTGCTCTCGGCGATCGGGTCGACGAGGCGGACGAGTGCCGCCTCCCCGCTCAACTCGCTCGCGACGACGCGACGGGCGCTCGCGTCGAAGATCGTCTTCTGCGCCGCCCTGGTCACGACGAACGGCCGTGACGGTCCGTCGAGCAACCGTCCGACGACGTCGCGCGCGGCGTCCGGGCGGCCGATGCGCCGCGCGGCCGCCTGCATCCGCTGCAGCCGCCCCGGTTCGCGGAGGATCTCGTCGATCTTCCAGCCGATCGTCGTCGCGGTGTTGCACCGGACCGCAGCGCCCTGCTCCATGAGGTAGTCGCCGTTGCGGACCTCCTGCCCGGGGATGGGGTTCACGAGCACCATCGGGAGCCCGGCCGCCATGCACTCCGACGCCGACAGGCCTCCCGGCTTGCCGACGAAGAGATCTGCCCGGTGGAGCAGCTGCGGCATCTCGTCCGTGAAGCCGAGCACCGTGTACCGCTCGTCCGTGGGCGCGATGAGCTCCTCGATGCGGTGCCGGAGCGCGTCGTTCCGGCCGCACACGATCGTGGCCGTGAACGGCGAGCGCAGGTGCAGCGTCTGTCGGACGACCGCGAGCGCGTAGTCGCCGCCCGAGGCCCCCGCGGAGACGAGCAGCGCGGGTGGAGCACTCGGATCACGTTCGGCCGGGGTGCTCGGCTGGGCGGCGATCGGGATGCCGGTGGCGGCGACCCGGTCGGGCGGGAGACCGAGTGCGGTCAGTTGCACACGCCCCTCCTCCCGGGCGAGCGACAGCGAGTGGAAGGCGCTCGTCAACCACAGGCCCTGGAAGTCGTAGTCCGTGGTCACGACGGCGGTCCGCGCGTCCACGGTGCCGCGCAGGATGAGCGACGCGAGCAGCTGGGCCGGGAGGAAGTGGGTGCAGACGATGGCCGTCGGCTTGAACCGTTTGATCGCCGCGACCACGGGCATGGCGTTCGCCCGGGTCCACGGGTCGAGCGGGCCGCGACGCCGGAACGGGGCGTCGCTGATGTCGTAGCCCCACTCCACCAGCCACGGCGTCTCCTCGACGAGCACGAAGTAGCCCTTGCCGAGGACGTCGCGGTACAGCGAGGTGCTCGCCTGCAGCACGTCGAGGACCTGGACCTCGCCGACGTCCGCGCGCTCGAGGCAGGCCTGCTCCACGGCGGCGGCCGCACTGTTGTGGCCGGAACCGACCCCCGCCGACAGGATCAGGACGCGCTCGTGGCCGACCGTGGCGGGGTCCCGTGTCGTCGTCCGCTGCATGAGGCGATGCTAGCGCGCCGCCCCACCAGCCGCCGCAGCCTCGTAGAGCGCGATGAGTCGGGTGGTCTGGGTCGACTGACGGAGGGTGCGCGCGAGTTCCGACGGGACGACGGGTGCCGTGCCGGCGTCGATGTCGGCCACCGCGCGGCGGATCGATGCGGCGAGCGCCTCGACGCCACCGTCCGCGGGCTGCCACATCGTGCCGGCGGGCAGTTCGGCGGCGATGTTCGGATCGCTGATGATCGACGGCGTGCCGAAGGCGGCGGCCTCGAACACGGTCATGCCCTGCGTCTCGAATCCGATCGAGGTCTGCACGAGGGCGTCGGCGTCGGCGATGGCGCGGAGCGAATCCGGGTAGGACACGCGCCCGGCGAAGACGACGTGGTCGGCGAGGTCGTGCTCCGCGACGAACGCCTGCGCCTTCGACAGCAGGAGGCCCGCGCCGTACAGGCGGAACACCGCGTCGACCTCGGCCAGCCGGACGGCCTCGAGGAACTCCATGAGCCGTTTCTCCTGGCTGAACCGACCGATCCAGACGAAGGACGGCAGCCGGTGCGGCACCTGGAGCGTCGTGGCGCGTTCGTCGAGGATCTCGTCGAGGACCGCGTCGTCGACACCCGTCGAGAGCACCTCGGCGCCCGCGGTGACGCCCTGCTCGCGGAGGACCCGGGCGAAGTGATGGGACGGCGCGATGACGACGGCCGCGCGCTTCGCGAACTCCTGCAGGTAGGCCCACACGCCGGTGGGCAGGGTCGAGAGACGGGGACGGAGCACCCGGCGCTGCCACCACGAGAGAGCACCGATGACGAGCCCGGGGGCCGGCATCGTCTGCTCGATCCCGACGTCCATCCGGTTGTGCATCGTGTGCACGGCCGGGATCCCGTGCCGCTCGGCGTACCGGTAGGCGGTGAGCGCCTGCCAGAAGTCGGCCTGCACATGCACGACGTCGACCGGCGGCAGCGCGGCCAGACGGGCGTCGAGCCACCGGTCGGTGAGGCGACCGGGCACGGTCATGGAGTACTCGCGGTCGAGCGTGATGGGGATCGACGGGGTGTCGAGGTAGTGCGGGTCGTCGTCATGGGTCTGGTGCATCCGCGGTGCACAGACCGTCACGGTGTGACCGGCCGCCTCCAGGAAGCGCCGCTGCAGGCGGATCGAGACCTGGGCCCCGCCGGACGACTCGGGATGCTGGTCGCTGAAGACGAGGATGTGCATGGTCCCCAAGGCTACCCGTGGCGCTCGCGCAGCCGCTCAGGCTTCGTCGAGCACCGCGACGATCGACTCCTGCAGGTAGCCGAGCCAGGAGTAGATGGCGAGCATGAGCTGCGGGTCCTGCTCGTCGTCCGTCTCGGGCGTCGGCGGCTCGAAGCCCTCGGCGTCGTCCTCCTCGATCCCGAGCCGAGCGGCGATGGTGAGTCGGGTGTCGTTGAGGAACCGCAACCACGTCCACGCCGTCTCGCCCTCGAGCGTGACCGCTGCGCCGTCCTCGGCTCCGGTCGATGCACCGGACACCGAGGGGTCACCGTCGTCCGTCGTGAGCGCGGCCAGCACGGTCCGGGCGGCGTCCACCTTCCCGCCGACGAGGTCGTCGGCGGTGAAGCGACGGAACTCGGCGGCCGCCTCCGGGTCGTCGCGGTAGCCCTCCGGCACCAGACGGGCCATCGCGGGGTCGAGTTCGACGGCGTTCGCGAGACCGGCACGGGTCGCGTCCTCGAGCATCTCGACGAGCTGCCCGGCCAGCTGGCCGAGGATCGAGGTCTCCTGCTCGTCGAGCCGCAGCACGACGGGCCCGGCCGGGGGCCGGACGAAGGCGCTCACGCGTCGGCCTTCGCGAGGGAGGCCCAGAGCCCGTAGCCGTGCATGGCCTCGACGTGGCGCTCCATCTCCTCGCGGTTGCCGGTCGCGACGACGGCGCGGCCCTCGTGGTGCACGGCGAGCATGAGTCGTTCGGCCTCCTCGTGCGTGTAGCCGAAGTAGCTGCGGAACACGAGCGAGACGTAGGACATGAGGTTCACCGGATCGTTCCACACGATGGTGACCCACGGTTGCATGGTGAGGGTCGCCTCGTCGACGATCGGCTGGTCGAGGATCTGCGCCATCCTCCAAGCCTCCCACGATGCGTGCGGCTGTGCCTCCCCGCGGACGACCGATTCAGGCGGTGGCGGGGGTGCCGGCGCGCGGCTGGCGCAGTGGCAGGGTCACGGTGAACGTGGAGCCACGGCCCGGACGGCTCGACACCGTGATCCACCCGTGATGCGCCTCGGTGATGGACTTCACGATCGACAGGCCGAGGCCCACACCCGGCTGCGCCTCGTCGCGGACCTCCCTGGCCCGGAAGAAGCGGTCGAAGAGCTGGCGTTGGTCGTCCGGCGAGATGCCGATGC is part of the Plantibacter sp. Leaf314 genome and encodes:
- a CDS encoding DUF2017 family protein, with translation MSAFVRPPAGPVVLRLDEQETSILGQLAGQLVEMLEDATRAGLANAVELDPAMARLVPEGYRDDPEAAAEFRRFTADDLVGGKVDAARTVLAALTTDDGDPSVSGASTGAEDGAAVTLEGETAWTWLRFLNDTRLTIAARLGIEEDDAEGFEPPTPETDDEQDPQLMLAIYSWLGYLQESIVAVLDEA
- the clpS gene encoding ATP-dependent Clp protease adapter ClpS; translated protein: MAQILDQPIVDEATLTMQPWVTIVWNDPVNLMSYVSLVFRSYFGYTHEEAERLMLAVHHEGRAVVATGNREEMERHVEAMHGYGLWASLAKADA
- a CDS encoding glycoside hydrolase family 3 protein; the protein is MGIVTGRRNARPPRQRRAGGSPDPDAYDELVRQIRDGRIDADAGADRLIARLTDRELLGLLDGDSPRRLLPLIPLLLHRRPFVAGAVPRLGIPGIRFSDGARGVVIGSSTAFPVTMARAATWDPELEEQVGTAIGAETRVRGANYSASVCVNLLRHPAWGRAQECYGEDPVLTGRMGSAMTRGVRVHTMACVKHFALNSMEDERFEVDVSVDDHALHEVYLPHFKAVVDAGADSVMSAYNRVRGEYMDVNRPLLTGVLREEWGFTGFVTSDWVFGTHDAVGSLEAGMDVEMPLRLRRAHELPAALRAGTLDRATVLQSARRILRTTLLHAATRAPAEPPADIVAGSAHRALARHVAEESIVLLANAPVDGTPLLPLPATTRRIAVLGRLADQENLGDHGSSRVRPPSTVSPLQGLRAALPEVDITTAPARDVRATVAAAAAAETAIVVVGFDQHDEGESVVTGGVDVGVLGAALDSGRLRGAITAVAHLASRFVRGGDRTSLRLRPSDERLILAVTAANPRTVVVLVGGSAILTESWRHRVPALVLAWYGGMEGGRALADVLTGVVEPGGRLPFVIPTDPAHLPPFDRTAKAVVYDDRWGQRRLDDEGRTPAFPFGFGLGYTTIAHRLLGHRFDASGGTAEVRVTNTGDREGSTVVQLYAADVARARPVSELLGFRKVTLQPDEERIVRVTLDPTPTLERDPATRRWSARPGDWMLQAAQHSPGDWSSAVALRHDDATAEDDVATEGAAG
- a CDS encoding MGDG synthase family glycosyltransferase; its protein translation is MQRTTTRDPATVGHERVLILSAGVGSGHNSAAAAVEQACLERADVGEVQVLDVLQASTSLYRDVLGKGYFVLVEETPWLVEWGYDISDAPFRRRGPLDPWTRANAMPVVAAIKRFKPTAIVCTHFLPAQLLASLILRGTVDARTAVVTTDYDFQGLWLTSAFHSLSLAREEGRVQLTALGLPPDRVAATGIPIAAQPSTPAERDPSAPPALLVSAGASGGDYALAVVRQTLHLRSPFTATIVCGRNDALRHRIEELIAPTDERYTVLGFTDEMPQLLHRADLFVGKPGGLSASECMAAGLPMVLVNPIPGQEVRNGDYLMEQGAAVRCNTATTIGWKIDEILREPGRLQRMQAAARRIGRPDAARDVVGRLLDGPSRPFVVTRAAQKTIFDASARRVVASELSGEAALVRLVDPIAESTVALLRARELDELQQRYTGPDGTLVLRRDDAVLSVRRDTQRLLRAVLGHDDELAVRVDGLAESESRTSPR
- a CDS encoding glycosyltransferase translates to MHILVFSDQHPESSGGAQVSIRLQRRFLEAAGHTVTVCAPRMHQTHDDDPHYLDTPSIPITLDREYSMTVPGRLTDRWLDARLAALPPVDVVHVQADFWQALTAYRYAERHGIPAVHTMHNRMDVGIEQTMPAPGLVIGALSWWQRRVLRPRLSTLPTGVWAYLQEFAKRAAVVIAPSHHFARVLREQGVTAGAEVLSTGVDDAVLDEILDERATTLQVPHRLPSFVWIGRFSQEKRLMEFLEAVRLAEVDAVFRLYGAGLLLSKAQAFVAEHDLADHVVFAGRVSYPDSLRAIADADALVQTSIGFETQGMTVFEAAAFGTPSIISDPNIAAELPAGTMWQPADGGVEALAASIRRAVADIDAGTAPVVPSELARTLRQSTQTTRLIALYEAAAAGGAAR